The segment GCGGTCTCGGCGCTGTCCGCGGCCGGGGAGCGGATCGGCAGCATGCCGAGCCCGCACCTGCAGGAGCCGCGGGAGCGGATCCGGGTCGACGGGCGGCCGATCGGCCGGGACGCGTACGCGGCGGCCTACCGCGAGGTGCTGGCGGTGATCGGCGAGCACGGGCTGCCGGTGGGCGCCGGTGCGATGTGCGCCGCGGTCGCCGCCGCGCACTTCCGCCAGGCCGGTGTGACCCGGGTGGTGGCCGAGGCGAGCATCGGGGGACGCGGCGCGGCGGTCCGCTTCCTGGACCTCGACGTCAAGGTGGTCACCGGCGTCGGCCTGGACCACGCCGGCGTCCTCGGCGACACGCTGGGCCGGATCGCCGCCGCCAAGGCCAGTGCGGTGCGCGACGGCGAGCACCTCGTGCTGGGGCGGCTGGACCCGCAGGCGCAGGCCGGCGTCGGGGAGGTGCTGGCCGAGCGCAGCGGCCTGACCTGCTGGCAGGTCGACCGGGAGATCCGGTACGCCGACCGGCCCGACGGGGCCCTGGACGTCAGCACGCCGCTCGGTGAGCACCGCGCCCTGCCCTGCCCGCTGCCCGGCGTCCACCAGCACCACAACCTGGCCCTCGGCCTGGCCACCGCCGCCGCGCTCGCCGACCGCGGCCACGCCGACCTGCCGTCCGACCGGCTGCTGCGCCCGGCCCTGGCCGCCACCCGCTGGCCCGGCCGCCTCGAACTGCTCACCGACGCCCGGCTGGACGGCTGGCGCGGCCGGGTGCTGCTGGACGGCGCCACCAACCCGCAGGGGGTGGCCACCGTGATGCCCGAGATCGAACGCCTCGCCACGGCGGCCCCCGGCGCCGCTCGCGGCGCCGACACCCGCGCCGGGGCCGACGCCCCGTCGACCGCCGTCGTCTTCGCCGCGATGCGCGACAAGGACGTCCCGGAGATGCTCGCCCCGCTGCCCGCGCCGTGGCCGCTGGTCCTGACCCGGACCGGCTCCCCCGACGCCGCCGAGCCCGACGCCCTGCGCACCCGGCTGCCCGCCGCCCGGCGGGACCGCGTCCACACCGCGCCCGACACCGCCAGCGCGCTGCGCCGGGCCGCCGAACTGGTGGGCCCCGGCGGGCTGATCGTGGTGTTCGGCTCGCTCCGGCTGGTGGGCGAGAGCCGCACCGCGCTCGGCCTGGCCCCGGCCTGAGCGCGGCGGGCCGGAGCCACCGGCGCCCCCGCTGCGGGGCGTCCGTCGACGGCCGCACCGCAGCGGGGGCGGGGTGGGTCAGCTGGTCTGGACGGCGGTGTCGTCGATCACGAAGGAGGTCTGCAGCGAGGCGTCCTCGACCGCGTTGAACTTCACCGTGACGCTCTGCCCGGCGTAGGCCGACAGGTCGACGCTCTTCTGGGTGTAGCCGGTGGCCGCGTTGACGTTGGAGTGGGTGGCGACCGTGGTGCCGTTGACGGTGACGGTGAGCTTGTCGTAGACGGTGCTGCCGGTCTCGGCGGTGTCGATGTGCAGCCAGTAGCTGAGGGTGGCCTTGCAGCCGGCCGGGATGGTGACGGTCTGCGAGAGGCTGTCGGTGTGGGCGGAGCCGTAGCCGTCCAGCCAGGCCTTCCAGGTGCCGCCGTGCGCGGCCTGGCCGGAGGAGTTGTCGACCGCGCCGGAGGAGGCGGTCCAGGGGCTGGCGGTTCCGGTCTCGAAGCCGGGGT is part of the Kitasatospora setae KM-6054 genome and harbors:
- a CDS encoding bifunctional folylpolyglutamate synthase/dihydrofolate synthase → MDYQQCAEHLAGLYALAPAERVARRRNLPGLLDALGRPQDGLRGAMVIGTNGKGSTAAFAVSALSAAGERIGSMPSPHLQEPRERIRVDGRPIGRDAYAAAYREVLAVIGEHGLPVGAGAMCAAVAAAHFRQAGVTRVVAEASIGGRGAAVRFLDLDVKVVTGVGLDHAGVLGDTLGRIAAAKASAVRDGEHLVLGRLDPQAQAGVGEVLAERSGLTCWQVDREIRYADRPDGALDVSTPLGEHRALPCPLPGVHQHHNLALGLATAAALADRGHADLPSDRLLRPALAATRWPGRLELLTDARLDGWRGRVLLDGATNPQGVATVMPEIERLATAAPGAARGADTRAGADAPSTAVVFAAMRDKDVPEMLAPLPAPWPLVLTRTGSPDAAEPDALRTRLPAARRDRVHTAPDTASALRRAAELVGPGGLIVVFGSLRLVGESRTALGLAPA